The genomic interval ATCAATATACAGATCCGCGATCCGCGCAGCAAATGGATTGACGACAGTTACCTCGTGATCGGTCAGGCCTACTTCTACCAGGGTGAATGGGACAAGGCCAACCGTACATTCCAGTTCATCAATACCAAATTTGCTCCCAAAAAGAAAGACGAGTATAAGACGGTGATAGGTTCCAGTGAAAAAGACCAGCTCAGCATCGCTTCCCGTGAGAAAAGAAAGCCGCCTTTCGGCTATTTCAAGCACACGTATGCCCGTAACGATGCTTTTGTATGGCAGGCCAAAACCTTACTGGAAATGAAAGAGTTCGATCAGGCCCGCTCCCTGATGAACATTGTCGAACACGATCCCTATTTCCCTAAAAGGCTGACGGGCGAACTGGCCGAGGTAAGAGCCTACGCCCTGTACAAACAGGAACGTTTTTCAGAAGTGATCGTACCCTTGCAGATAGCTGTTAAAAGCAAGGGGAACCGCGATGAACGGGCGCGCATGTACTATATACTGGGACAACTGTATACCAACTATAGCCACCCGGACTCCGCCGTAATGATGTTCCATAAAGTGATCAAACAGAAGCCGGACCCGATGATGGACTTCCAGGCCCGTATGCAGATCGCAAAACTGGATGCTACCAGGGAAGGCGGTTCCTTCGATGAAAGCCTGGCCCGCTTGAAAAGAATGGCCCGCAGGGAGAAATACATTGAGTTCCGCGACGCCATTTATTATAATATGGCCAACATCGTGCTGCCTAAAGATCCAGACCTGGCCCTGGAATACCTGCGCCAGTCGCTCAAGGTGGAAAGCTCCAATACCATGCAGAGAGCCTTGTCATTCAAGGCAATAGCTGATATTTATTATGGGCAACGCCAGTATCGCCTGGCCCGGAACTTCTATGATAGTACCGCGACTGTCATGCCGCCGGAATTCACAGATTCTGCTATTGTTAACAAGCGTAAACGCGTGCTCAACGATGTCGTTATCCGCGTGGAGGCCATCCAGAAGGAAGACAGCTTACAACGGATTGCCGCTATGCCGGAATCTGACAGGAAGATCTTCCTGGAAAAAATGGCCGCTACCCTGCGTAAGGAAGCAGAAGAAAAAGCAAAAAAGCAGAAGGAAGATGCCGACAACGGCGTTGATCCACAGGCTATGGCCAACAACAATCCGCTGATCAACAATATGAACAACAGCCCCGCCACTCCTAAGAAGGAAGACCAGGGTGAATGGTATTTCTATAACACCGCCAGCAAATCGTCCGGGTTCTCTGAATTTAAGAAACGTTGGGGGAACAGGCCGCTGGCCGATAACTGGCGCAGAAGCCAGTCCGGAGCAGCCGCTGCTAACCAGCCTTTACAGCCGGAAGATGATAATAAAAACACTGCCGGCGCCGCAGAAGCCACCAAGGCCCCATCAGACAGCGCTACAGCAAATGCACTGGCCGCAGGACTGCCACTGACGCCGGATGATCTCCTGAAATCCAACGTGATCATCGAAGATGCCTATTACGACCTGGGTAAACTCTATAACGATCAGCTGGACAATACGGAGCTGGCCATCGAGACTTACGATACCCTGCTCAACAGGTATCCACAACACCCACATAAGACAGAAGTGGTTTACTCCCTGTATATCTGGCATACTAAACTGGGACATACCGCGCAGGCGGCCAAATACAAGCAAAATGTAATGACCCAGTTCGGCAACTCTAAATTTGCCAGCATTATTAAATATGGCTCCCTGCAGGACATTAACGAGGAAAAGAAAAAGGAGATCTCCACTGCTTATGACTCAGTGTATGTAAATTATAACAGGGGGAACCTCGAAGGTGCAATGGCATTGAAGAAAGCAGCCGATTCCACCTTTGGGCTCAACTTCATGCAGCCAAAATTCGACCTCCTGGAAGCCATGATCATCATGAAAATGGATACCTGTGAATTTGGACGTCAGGCTGTTATGAATGTCATCGACAAATACAAACAGGATGACGCCGTACAGGAAAAAGCCAAATCACTGCTGGAAGCGCTGGATAACCGTGCGGCCCTGGTGGTATACCTCTCCAGGCTGGAAATCGAGAAGAGCAAAGATAACAATGTGGTAGACGAGAATATTTCCATCCGATATCCATGGCAGAACCCGGAGCCGAAATTCGAACCCAAACTCGATTCTGTGACCATCAAAACCGCGGTAGCCGACTCTATCAAACTGGCAGCAAATGCCGGTCTGAAGGTGGCGCCACTGCCCGCGCCGCTGAAACCTGTTACCATTTATAAACTGAATGCTGCAAACCCGCATTTTGTGGTACTCTCCTTCCAGCGTGTCTCAAAGGCCATTATGGATGAAGCACTGACACAATTTACCAAGTACAATGCGGCCAAACATCCGGGCGAAGGTATACAGGTAGCCAACTTTGTG from Chitinophaga filiformis carries:
- a CDS encoding tetratricopeptide repeat protein, with the translated sequence MNVNRVYAQRRDTTVTNQSKSNSSRMPPRTMQKPLVPKVPQPRVEDRRPPSELLAEKKWTIKRKLVQNMLARYNYLYNARKKLRLITHNVSRQGQDNYNYLLPFYPYSLQNLGLSTGDLDTVIEKASINIQIRDPRSKWIDDSYLVIGQAYFYQGEWDKANRTFQFINTKFAPKKKDEYKTVIGSSEKDQLSIASREKRKPPFGYFKHTYARNDAFVWQAKTLLEMKEFDQARSLMNIVEHDPYFPKRLTGELAEVRAYALYKQERFSEVIVPLQIAVKSKGNRDERARMYYILGQLYTNYSHPDSAVMMFHKVIKQKPDPMMDFQARMQIAKLDATREGGSFDESLARLKRMARREKYIEFRDAIYYNMANIVLPKDPDLALEYLRQSLKVESSNTMQRALSFKAIADIYYGQRQYRLARNFYDSTATVMPPEFTDSAIVNKRKRVLNDVVIRVEAIQKEDSLQRIAAMPESDRKIFLEKMAATLRKEAEEKAKKQKEDADNGVDPQAMANNNPLINNMNNSPATPKKEDQGEWYFYNTASKSSGFSEFKKRWGNRPLADNWRRSQSGAAAANQPLQPEDDNKNTAGAAEATKAPSDSATANALAAGLPLTPDDLLKSNVIIEDAYYDLGKLYNDQLDNTELAIETYDTLLNRYPQHPHKTEVVYSLYIWHTKLGHTAQAAKYKQNVMTQFGNSKFASIIKYGSLQDINEEKKKEISTAYDSVYVNYNRGNLEGAMALKKAADSTFGLNFMQPKFDLLEAMIIMKMDTCEFGRQAVMNVIDKYKQDDAVQEKAKSLLEALDNRAALVVYLSRLEIEKSKDNNVVDENISIRYPWQNPEPKFEPKLDSVTIKTAVADSIKLAANAGLKVAPLPAPLKPVTIYKLNAANPHFVVLSFQRVSKAIMDEALTQFTKYNAAKHPGEGIQVANFVLTPQDVMLIFRLFPNEDKALDYFDEIRIDAEKIIPRIRPSDYSMFIISRDNFIQMNSTKDINGYKKFFDDNYVTQ